One genomic window of Arthrobacter caoxuetaonis includes the following:
- a CDS encoding thiolase family protein, which produces MNQAYIYDAVRTPFGRFGGALASVRPDNLAAQVIRAAVSRAPGLDPERIDEVVFGNANGAGEENRNVARMATLLSGLPVSIPGTTVNRLCGSSLDAAMIASRQINTGEADLMLVGGVESMSRAPWVLPKNEKPYPAGDQTLASTTLGWRLVNPDMPKEWTVSLGEATEQLREKYGITRERQDAFAAASHERAAQAWDEGRYDNLTVRVDGVDLARDESIRAGSTVEKLATLKTVFRPASDSPSGGTVTAGNASPLNDGASAAWIGSEAASEILGLEPLARIAGRGAAANEPQFFGYAPVEAANTALKRAGITWGDVAAVELNEAFAAQSLACMDAWDIDPAIVNAWGGAVSIGHPLGASGTRILGTLARRLEASGERWGVAAICIGVGQGLAVVLENTKA; this is translated from the coding sequence GTGAACCAGGCCTACATTTACGACGCCGTCCGGACCCCGTTCGGCCGCTTCGGCGGAGCTCTCGCTTCCGTGCGCCCCGACAACCTTGCGGCACAGGTGATCCGCGCAGCCGTCTCCAGGGCACCCGGGCTCGACCCGGAACGAATTGATGAAGTCGTCTTCGGCAACGCGAACGGAGCCGGTGAAGAGAACCGCAACGTCGCACGCATGGCCACGCTGCTCTCCGGCCTGCCCGTCTCGATTCCCGGAACCACGGTGAACCGCCTGTGCGGCTCATCCCTGGATGCAGCGATGATCGCATCCCGCCAGATCAACACCGGAGAAGCCGATCTGATGCTGGTGGGCGGCGTAGAGTCCATGAGCCGCGCGCCCTGGGTCCTGCCGAAGAACGAAAAGCCGTACCCCGCAGGTGACCAGACCCTGGCTTCGACCACTCTCGGCTGGCGCCTGGTGAACCCGGACATGCCCAAGGAATGGACTGTTTCGCTTGGGGAAGCCACGGAGCAGCTCCGGGAAAAGTACGGCATCACCCGCGAACGCCAGGATGCCTTCGCCGCAGCTTCCCACGAGCGCGCCGCCCAGGCCTGGGACGAAGGACGCTACGACAACCTCACCGTCCGGGTCGACGGCGTGGACCTGGCCCGGGATGAAAGCATCCGCGCCGGCTCCACCGTGGAAAAACTGGCGACCTTGAAGACTGTCTTCCGCCCGGCGTCGGACTCACCCTCCGGCGGCACGGTGACCGCGGGCAACGCTTCACCGCTGAACGACGGCGCCTCCGCCGCCTGGATCGGCAGCGAAGCGGCTTCGGAAATCCTGGGCCTGGAGCCCCTGGCCAGGATCGCAGGCCGCGGCGCGGCAGCTAACGAACCCCAGTTCTTCGGCTATGCGCCGGTTGAAGCCGCCAACACCGCGCTGAAGCGTGCCGGCATCACCTGGGGCGACGTGGCCGCCGTCGAACTCAACGAAGCCTTCGCCGCCCAGTCCCTGGCGTGCATGGATGCCTGGGACATCGATCCGGCGATCGTCAACGCGTGGGGCGGTGCCGTTTCGATCGGGCATCCGCTGGGCGCGTCCGGCACCCGGATCCTGGGCACCCTGGCCCGCCGCCTGGAGGCTTCCGGCGAACGCTGGGGCGTCGCCGCCATCTGCATCGGGGTCGGCCAGGGCCTCGCCGTCGTACTCGAAAACACCAAAGCCTAA
- a CDS encoding lyase family protein, with the protein MGSAETADYGLLSPAWAGTRAAALTSDEALLQAMLDVELEWLRVLASAGLIDSRVPDAVAPACQASRYDAADLAARAQGGGNPVIPLLADLRAIVREEAPWAVGPIHKAATSQDILDTALMLMSSRALKTVLDDVHSAEAALGGLARKHAGTVSVARTLTQHSLPSTFGLKAAQWLHGVGQAGAALEAVAAALPLQWGGASGTMAALTTAVQQGQAKPLELAADLAARLGLADPLAPWQTNRLPVTALGSGLADLLAAAGKISNDVLLLSRPEIGEVSEPREAGRGGSSAMPQKQNPVLSVLIRSAALAAPGYAAMLHAAAGAADDERPGGSWHVEWQALRQLLRLAGGAAAKLAELAAGLSVNGDAVARNLALAGPLVVSEKVMARVAPLLEDGVPGQGKKRVQHLVSLSLAGEDFAALLRAEVPESDLSDQDIAQLLDPANYLGQSDALIERIVSAYPGRKRP; encoded by the coding sequence TTGGGCTCCGCGGAAACTGCCGACTACGGCCTGCTGTCTCCGGCATGGGCAGGCACCCGCGCCGCAGCACTGACTTCTGACGAGGCGCTGCTGCAGGCCATGCTCGACGTCGAACTCGAGTGGCTGCGGGTGCTTGCTTCCGCGGGCCTGATCGATTCCCGGGTGCCCGACGCCGTCGCTCCCGCCTGCCAGGCTTCGCGGTACGACGCCGCGGACCTGGCGGCGCGTGCGCAGGGCGGCGGCAATCCAGTGATTCCGCTCCTTGCGGACCTCCGGGCGATTGTGCGCGAGGAAGCGCCCTGGGCTGTGGGCCCGATCCATAAGGCGGCCACCAGCCAGGACATCCTGGACACGGCCCTGATGCTGATGTCCTCGCGCGCCCTGAAGACAGTCCTCGACGACGTCCACAGCGCCGAAGCGGCCCTGGGCGGTCTGGCCCGGAAGCATGCCGGAACCGTCAGCGTTGCGAGGACCCTGACCCAGCATTCGCTGCCTTCTACGTTCGGTCTCAAAGCCGCGCAGTGGCTGCACGGCGTGGGGCAGGCCGGAGCAGCACTCGAGGCAGTGGCGGCCGCTCTCCCACTGCAGTGGGGCGGTGCCTCCGGAACCATGGCTGCGCTGACAACCGCAGTGCAGCAGGGGCAGGCCAAGCCCCTGGAGCTGGCGGCAGACCTGGCCGCACGCCTGGGCCTGGCAGATCCGCTGGCACCCTGGCAGACCAACCGGCTGCCCGTCACGGCGCTGGGCTCCGGGCTCGCCGATCTGCTGGCGGCGGCGGGCAAGATCTCCAACGATGTCCTGCTGCTTAGCCGGCCCGAAATCGGCGAGGTCAGCGAACCGCGCGAGGCCGGCCGCGGCGGCTCGTCCGCCATGCCGCAGAAACAGAATCCAGTTCTTTCCGTGCTGATCCGCAGCGCCGCCCTTGCCGCACCCGGCTACGCAGCCATGCTGCACGCCGCAGCAGGTGCGGCCGACGACGAACGCCCGGGCGGATCCTGGCACGTCGAGTGGCAGGCGCTGCGCCAGCTCCTGCGCCTGGCCGGGGGAGCGGCTGCCAAGCTCGCGGAGCTTGCAGCAGGGCTGAGCGTCAACGGCGACGCCGTTGCCCGCAACCTCGCCCTTGCCGGTCCGCTGGTCGTCAGCGAAAAGGTGATGGCACGCGTCGCGCCCCTGCTGGAGGACGGTGTTCCCGGCCAGGGCAAAAAGCGCGTCCAGCACCTGGTGTCGCTCTCGCTGGCCGGTGAGGACTTCGCGGCGCTGCTGCGCGCGGAGGTGCCGGAAAGCGATCTCAGCGACCAGGACATTGCGCAGCTGCTGGACCCGGCCAACTACCTCGGCCAGTCCGACGCCCTGATTGAACGAATTGTCTCGGCCTACCCCGGAAGGAAACGCCCGTGA
- the pcaC gene encoding 4-carboxymuconolactone decarboxylase yields MNEFSEKTQQEIYDEGMAVRRQVLGDAHVDRANAAKDDFTGDFQDMITRYAWGTIWTRPGLPRTMRSAITLTALIAHGHMEEFAMHIRAALRNGLSKDEIKEIILQAAIYCSVPSANSAFKVAQGVFAELDGPAAS; encoded by the coding sequence GTGAACGAGTTCAGCGAGAAGACCCAGCAGGAGATCTACGACGAGGGCATGGCCGTCCGCCGCCAGGTCCTCGGGGATGCCCACGTCGACCGTGCCAACGCTGCCAAGGACGATTTCACCGGCGATTTCCAGGACATGATCACGCGCTACGCGTGGGGGACCATCTGGACCCGTCCGGGTCTGCCCCGAACCATGCGCAGCGCCATCACGCTGACGGCGCTGATCGCGCACGGGCACATGGAAGAGTTCGCCATGCACATCCGTGCGGCCCTGCGGAACGGCCTGTCCAAGGACGAGATCAAGGAGATCATCCTGCAGGCGGCCATCTACTGCAGCGTGCCGTCGGCGAACTCCGCCTTCAAGGTGGCCCAGGGCGTCTTTGCAGAGCTGGACGGGCCTGCGGCGTCCTAG
- a CDS encoding 3-oxoacid CoA-transferase subunit B: MSEKAVNTTVSEKLDRYSLAELVAGDIAPGSFVNLGIGQPTLVSNYLKPEQSVTLHTENGMLGMGPEAQGDEIDGDLINAGKIPVTELPGASYFHHADSFAIMRGGHLDVCVLGAFQVSATGDLANWHTGAPDAIPAVGGAMDLATGAKDVYVMMSLFTREGVSKLVAECSYPLTGVGCVTRVYTNEAVFLLKEDGVHVRETYGISFEELAAKVDVPLIAPSAGAA; this comes from the coding sequence ATGAGCGAAAAGGCAGTGAACACCACCGTGAGCGAAAAACTGGACCGCTACTCACTGGCTGAACTGGTTGCCGGGGACATTGCGCCCGGTTCCTTCGTGAACCTGGGGATTGGGCAGCCGACACTGGTTTCGAATTACCTCAAGCCGGAACAGTCCGTCACGCTGCACACCGAGAACGGCATGCTCGGCATGGGCCCGGAAGCACAGGGAGATGAGATCGACGGCGACCTGATCAACGCCGGCAAGATCCCCGTGACCGAGCTGCCCGGTGCTTCCTACTTCCACCACGCCGACTCCTTCGCCATCATGCGCGGCGGACACCTGGACGTGTGCGTTCTGGGTGCGTTCCAGGTTTCCGCCACGGGCGACCTTGCGAACTGGCACACCGGCGCGCCGGATGCGATTCCCGCTGTGGGCGGTGCCATGGACCTGGCCACGGGTGCCAAGGACGTGTACGTCATGATGTCCCTGTTCACCCGCGAAGGGGTCAGCAAGCTGGTTGCCGAGTGCTCCTACCCGCTAACCGGTGTTGGATGCGTCACACGCGTCTACACTAATGAAGCGGTATTCCTCCTGAAGGAGGACGGCGTCCACGTTCGCGAGACCTACGGGATCAGCTTCGAGGAGCTGGCCGCCAAGGTGGACGTACCGCTTATCGCGCCGTCTGCCGGCGCAGCCTAA
- a CDS encoding IclR family transcriptional regulator — MANSPSGDSMAERIVRVISAFDSENPSMPVATLARRAGLPLSTAHRLAAELASLKVLQKSGTGELRLGMRLWELASRSSSALDLRQVAMPFMEDIQAVIRQHTQLSVLQDDEVLFIERLSSRGSVANFARVAGRLPLHISSSGMVMMAHAPRHVQEEFLARHRDDPAPFPAADELRRQWAGIRREGCATLPGVVDPETTGIAVPIFGPQGPAVAALGVVVPRGSENTSATVPALMTAARGISRGLGTHSAEAGPRHGSGAAAGD, encoded by the coding sequence ATGGCCAATTCCCCCTCCGGTGATTCGATGGCGGAGCGAATCGTGCGGGTCATCTCGGCGTTCGACTCCGAGAACCCGTCCATGCCCGTTGCCACCCTCGCCCGGCGGGCGGGGCTCCCGCTCTCCACCGCGCATCGGCTGGCCGCGGAACTCGCGTCCCTCAAAGTCCTGCAGAAGTCGGGAACGGGTGAGCTGCGTCTGGGCATGCGTCTCTGGGAGTTGGCCAGCCGGAGTTCATCGGCGCTGGACCTGCGCCAGGTGGCGATGCCCTTTATGGAAGACATCCAGGCTGTCATCCGCCAGCACACCCAGCTTTCCGTCCTGCAGGACGATGAGGTGCTCTTTATTGAACGGCTCTCCAGCAGGGGGTCGGTGGCGAACTTTGCCAGGGTGGCGGGTCGGCTGCCGCTGCATATCTCGTCCTCCGGGATGGTCATGATGGCCCATGCGCCCCGGCACGTGCAGGAGGAATTCCTCGCCCGGCACCGCGATGATCCTGCGCCGTTCCCCGCCGCGGATGAACTGCGCAGGCAGTGGGCCGGGATCCGCAGGGAAGGATGCGCGACGCTTCCCGGCGTCGTCGACCCCGAGACCACCGGCATTGCCGTCCCCATCTTCGGGCCGCAGGGCCCGGCTGTAGCTGCGCTTGGCGTGGTTGTTCCGCGGGGCAGCGAGAACACCTCTGCCACGGTGCCGGCGCTCATGACAGCCGCGCGGGGTATTTCCCGCGGACTGGGCACACACTCGGCCGAAGCCGGCCCCCGCCACGGCAGCGGGGCAGCAGCCGGGGACTGA
- the pcaG gene encoding protocatechuate 3,4-dioxygenase subunit alpha, which yields MSEKLVATPGQTIGPFYGYALPFEKGGELLAPGLPGAIRLQGTVRDGAGETIPDALLEIWQADADGSIPQKTGSLVRDGYTFTGWGRVPVDNTGNYTFTTVNPGPTEEGAAPFISFVVFARGLLNKLHTRMYLPEDEAALAKDPLLSSLPEDRRRTLIATREADGGLRWDITLQGENETVFLAFPGA from the coding sequence ATGAGTGAAAAACTCGTCGCCACCCCCGGCCAGACCATTGGCCCGTTCTACGGCTACGCCCTTCCCTTCGAAAAGGGCGGCGAACTGCTGGCCCCCGGACTGCCCGGCGCCATCCGGCTGCAGGGAACGGTCCGTGACGGAGCCGGTGAAACCATTCCCGACGCACTGCTGGAAATCTGGCAGGCCGACGCGGACGGCAGCATTCCGCAGAAGACCGGTTCGCTGGTCCGCGACGGCTACACCTTCACCGGGTGGGGCCGCGTACCCGTGGACAACACCGGCAATTACACCTTCACCACGGTGAACCCGGGGCCGACCGAGGAGGGCGCAGCGCCGTTCATCTCCTTCGTCGTCTTCGCCCGCGGCCTGCTGAACAAGCTCCACACCCGGATGTACCTGCCGGAGGACGAAGCAGCACTGGCCAAGGATCCGCTGCTGTCTTCACTGCCCGAGGACAGGCGCCGGACCCTGATCGCCACGCGCGAAGCCGACGGCGGACTGCGCTGGGACATCACGCTGCAGGGCGAGAACGAGACCGTCTTCCTCGCCTTCCCGGGGGCGTAA
- a CDS encoding 3-oxoacid CoA-transferase subunit A, which yields MLNILQDADAAVAPIHDGATVMIGGFGKAGQPVELIEALLRQGAGNLTVVNNNAGNGEEGLAALIGAGRVRKIICSFPRQSDSQIFDAKYRAGEIELELVPQGNLAERIRAAGAGIGGFFTPTAYGTPLAEGKETRMIDGRGYVFETPLHADFALVKALKADRAGNLVYRKTARNFGPIMAAAAKNAIVQVREIVDIGQIDPETVVTPGIYVNSLVQVSREKAPAAA from the coding sequence GTGCTGAACATACTGCAGGACGCCGACGCAGCCGTCGCGCCGATCCATGACGGAGCAACTGTCATGATTGGCGGTTTCGGCAAGGCCGGCCAGCCCGTGGAACTCATCGAGGCACTGCTGCGCCAGGGTGCCGGAAACCTCACCGTGGTGAACAACAACGCCGGCAACGGCGAAGAGGGACTTGCCGCCCTGATCGGAGCCGGGCGGGTCAGGAAGATCATCTGCTCGTTCCCCCGCCAGTCCGATTCGCAGATCTTCGACGCCAAGTACCGCGCCGGGGAAATCGAACTCGAACTGGTGCCGCAGGGCAACCTCGCCGAGCGCATCCGCGCCGCAGGTGCCGGCATCGGCGGGTTCTTCACCCCCACCGCCTACGGCACCCCGCTGGCCGAAGGCAAGGAAACCCGCATGATTGACGGCCGCGGCTATGTCTTCGAGACGCCGCTGCACGCGGACTTCGCGCTTGTGAAGGCGCTGAAGGCCGACCGTGCCGGCAACCTGGTCTACCGCAAGACTGCCCGGAACTTCGGTCCGATCATGGCCGCGGCAGCGAAGAACGCCATTGTCCAGGTCCGCGAGATCGTGGACATCGGCCAGATAGATCCCGAGACCGTCGTGACCCCCGGGATCTACGTCAACTCCCTGGTCCAGGTATCCCGCGAGAAAGCACCGGCAGCAGCATGA
- a CDS encoding alpha/beta fold hydrolase — MSVPQIKATQLSNAGPDAPVLIAGPSLGTSGTALWSSTAALLDGFTVIAWDLPGHGNSPAAAEGFSLPDLAEAVAGLVKAATAAGDISETQDLYYAGVSLGGAVGLQLGLDFPKLFTSLAILCSGAKIGDAESWETRAETVRTQGTPAVLISSAQRWFAEGFIEREKGASAALLHSLQDADRFSYAFCCQALAGFDVRERLAEIAVPVLAVAGSDDVVTPAAFAELIAAGVPQGRAAVVSGAAHLVPAEQPAATAELLGGFFRPAN, encoded by the coding sequence GTGAGCGTCCCGCAGATCAAAGCAACCCAGCTCTCCAACGCTGGTCCCGATGCACCCGTACTCATCGCCGGACCGTCGCTGGGGACATCCGGCACGGCGCTGTGGAGCAGTACGGCTGCCCTGCTGGACGGATTCACCGTGATCGCCTGGGACCTGCCCGGGCACGGCAACAGCCCGGCCGCAGCTGAGGGCTTCTCCCTGCCCGACCTGGCCGAAGCAGTGGCAGGCCTGGTAAAGGCGGCGACAGCTGCCGGGGACATCTCCGAAACCCAGGACCTGTACTACGCCGGTGTTTCGCTCGGCGGGGCCGTCGGCCTGCAGTTGGGCCTGGACTTCCCCAAACTGTTCACCTCCCTGGCGATCCTGTGTTCCGGTGCCAAGATCGGAGACGCCGAAAGCTGGGAAACCCGTGCCGAAACGGTCCGGACCCAGGGGACTCCGGCAGTGCTCATTTCTTCCGCCCAGCGCTGGTTCGCGGAGGGCTTCATTGAACGTGAAAAAGGCGCATCGGCAGCTCTGCTCCACTCCCTGCAGGATGCAGACCGGTTCTCCTATGCGTTCTGCTGCCAGGCACTGGCAGGCTTCGATGTCCGGGAACGCCTGGCCGAGATCGCTGTCCCCGTACTGGCCGTAGCCGGTTCCGACGACGTCGTGACACCCGCTGCCTTCGCGGAACTGATCGCAGCCGGCGTGCCGCAGGGACGGGCCGCCGTCGTATCCGGTGCTGCGCACCTGGTGCCGGCCGAACAGCCGGCCGCTACAGCCGAACTGCTGGGCGGTTTCTTCCGCCCGGCCAACTAA
- the pcaH gene encoding protocatechuate 3,4-dioxygenase subunit beta, with protein sequence MDENTMDVNHSSAPADDLFADQIVERLDAAEASQDQISGEIRTIHEAYRKGVDNGAAEETQPRIDFRPYRSSLLRHPTKNLHHTDPETIELWSPAFGHQDVHALESNLTIQHNGEPLGERIIVRGRVLDGDGRPVRNQLIEVWQANSAGRYIHKRDQHPAPIDPNFTGVGRAITGDDGSYEFITIKPGPYPWKNHFNAWRPAHIHFSLFGTDFTQRMITQMYFPGDPLFALDPIYQSITDQKARDRLVASYDHNITSHEWATGYNWDIVLTGSNRTWMEEEDAE encoded by the coding sequence ATGGACGAGAACACCATGGATGTGAACCACAGCTCCGCCCCCGCGGATGACCTGTTCGCAGACCAGATAGTCGAACGGCTGGATGCAGCCGAGGCATCCCAGGACCAGATTTCCGGCGAGATCCGGACAATCCACGAAGCGTACCGGAAGGGCGTGGACAACGGCGCTGCCGAAGAGACGCAGCCGCGGATCGATTTCCGCCCCTACCGCAGCTCGCTCCTGCGCCACCCGACCAAGAACCTGCACCACACCGATCCCGAGACGATTGAACTGTGGTCCCCGGCATTCGGCCACCAGGACGTGCATGCCCTGGAGTCGAACCTGACCATCCAGCACAACGGCGAACCCCTGGGCGAACGCATCATCGTCCGCGGCCGGGTGCTCGACGGCGACGGACGTCCGGTCCGCAACCAGCTCATCGAGGTCTGGCAGGCCAACTCGGCTGGCCGCTACATCCACAAGCGCGACCAGCACCCGGCTCCGATCGACCCGAACTTCACGGGCGTCGGACGGGCCATCACCGGCGACGACGGCTCCTACGAGTTCATCACGATCAAGCCCGGCCCCTACCCGTGGAAGAACCACTTCAACGCCTGGCGCCCGGCGCACATCCACTTCTCCCTGTTCGGGACGGATTTCACCCAGCGGATGATCACCCAGATGTACTTCCCGGGTGATCCGCTCTTCGCCCTGGACCCGATCTACCAGTCGATCACCGACCAGAAGGCCCGGGACCGCCTGGTGGCTTCGTATGATCACAACATCACCTCGCACGAGTGGGCCACGGGCTACAACTGGGACATCGTGCTCACCGGCAGCAACCGCACCTGGATGGAAGAAGAGGACGCAGAGTAA
- a CDS encoding IclR family transcriptional regulator domain-containing protein: MSETIAASDQYVQSLARGLSVIRAFDAENVQMTLSDVSRRTGLTRATARRFLLTLVELGYVRTDGRNFELTALVLQLGYSYLSGQTLPQLAQPLLEDLSREIHESTSASILDGNEIVYVARIHTRRLMTVGIAVGTRFPAYATSMGRVLLAGLPPERLDAYLAEVELRPLTERTLTTEAALRAEVQRVREQGWAVVDQELERGLRSVAVPIFSPAGEVAAALNTSMQATLGLDGPTLEEAAASVLPHLQEASRKITQALAARS, encoded by the coding sequence ATGAGCGAAACGATCGCGGCCAGTGACCAGTACGTCCAGTCACTGGCCCGCGGCCTGTCCGTGATCCGGGCGTTCGACGCCGAGAACGTACAGATGACGCTCAGTGATGTCTCCCGCCGCACCGGCCTCACCCGGGCTACCGCCCGCAGGTTCCTGCTGACCCTGGTGGAGCTTGGCTACGTCCGCACCGACGGACGCAACTTCGAACTCACGGCGCTGGTGCTGCAGCTGGGGTATTCCTACCTCTCCGGGCAGACCCTGCCGCAGCTGGCCCAGCCGCTGCTGGAAGACCTGTCACGCGAAATCCACGAATCGACGTCGGCCTCCATCCTGGACGGCAACGAAATCGTGTACGTGGCTCGGATCCATACCCGCCGCCTGATGACCGTGGGCATTGCAGTCGGGACCCGGTTCCCCGCCTACGCGACATCGATGGGGCGGGTGCTGCTGGCCGGCCTGCCGCCGGAACGGCTCGACGCGTATTTGGCAGAGGTCGAACTCCGGCCGCTGACTGAACGGACCCTGACCACCGAAGCCGCCCTCCGCGCCGAAGTGCAGCGGGTTAGGGAGCAGGGATGGGCCGTAGTCGACCAGGAATTGGAGCGGGGCCTGCGCTCAGTGGCGGTGCCGATCTTCAGCCCGGCCGGCGAAGTTGCCGCTGCACTGAATACCTCAATGCAGGCGACGCTGGGGCTGGACGGGCCTACACTGGAGGAAGCAGCGGCTTCAGTGCTGCCGCATCTGCAGGAGGCATCCCGCAAGATCACCCAGGCCCTCGCGGCCAGGAGCTGA
- a CDS encoding 4-hydroxybenzoate 3-monooxygenase: MTAARTVLKTKVGIVGGGPAGLMLSHMLAKSGIENIVVEKRDHETIRTTHRAGILEHGSVRMLTEGGVSDRVLVDGYKHDGIDLRFGGESHRIDFEDLVGESVWLYPQNEVFVDLAAARERDGGDVRYAVSNTEVLDQTTSVPKIRFTDQEGADFEIHCDILVGADGSQGICKRSIPKELRTDNFIEYPFAWFGILTEAPPSAPELIYANSDHGFALISQRNDNVQRMYFQSDPNEDPEAWSEEQIWNELQRRVDGPDGFELKRGPIFEKTVLKFRSYVCEPLRYGNMFLAGDAGHTVPPTGAKGLNLALADVAVLFEAIDSYYATKNSGLLDGYSEKALKRVWRAQNFSYWMTSMLHTRPDATPFERKRALGELNGVVSSRHGQAYLAEAYTGWPGQ, encoded by the coding sequence TTGACTGCAGCGCGCACCGTCCTCAAGACCAAAGTAGGCATTGTTGGAGGTGGTCCGGCCGGGCTCATGCTCTCCCATATGCTCGCCAAGTCGGGCATCGAGAACATCGTCGTGGAAAAGCGCGACCATGAAACCATCCGCACGACGCACCGCGCCGGCATCCTGGAGCACGGCAGTGTCCGCATGCTGACCGAAGGCGGAGTCAGCGACCGGGTCCTGGTTGACGGTTACAAGCATGACGGGATCGACCTGCGCTTCGGCGGGGAAAGCCACCGCATCGATTTTGAGGACCTGGTGGGGGAGTCTGTGTGGCTCTATCCGCAGAATGAAGTCTTCGTCGACCTTGCCGCCGCCCGGGAGCGCGACGGCGGCGACGTCCGCTACGCCGTGTCCAACACCGAGGTGCTGGACCAGACAACGTCCGTGCCCAAGATCCGCTTCACGGACCAGGAGGGTGCAGACTTCGAAATCCACTGCGACATCCTGGTCGGTGCCGACGGCTCACAGGGTATCTGCAAGCGTTCCATCCCCAAGGAGCTGCGGACGGATAACTTCATTGAGTACCCGTTCGCCTGGTTCGGCATCCTCACCGAAGCGCCGCCGAGTGCCCCGGAGCTGATCTATGCCAACTCCGACCATGGATTTGCACTGATCAGCCAGCGCAACGACAACGTCCAGCGCATGTACTTCCAGTCCGACCCCAATGAGGATCCCGAAGCCTGGAGCGAGGAGCAGATCTGGAATGAGCTGCAGCGGCGTGTTGACGGCCCGGACGGCTTCGAACTCAAGCGCGGTCCGATTTTCGAGAAGACGGTCCTGAAGTTCCGGAGCTACGTCTGCGAGCCGCTGCGCTACGGGAACATGTTCCTTGCCGGCGACGCCGGGCATACTGTTCCGCCAACCGGCGCCAAGGGCCTGAACCTGGCCCTGGCAGACGTTGCAGTGCTCTTCGAGGCCATCGACTCGTACTACGCCACGAAGAACTCCGGGCTTTTGGACGGTTACAGCGAAAAGGCCCTGAAGCGGGTGTGGCGCGCGCAGAACTTCTCCTATTGGATGACGTCCATGCTGCACACGCGTCCGGACGCCACGCCGTTCGAACGCAAGCGTGCACTGGGAGAGCTGAATGGTGTTGTCTCCTCCCGCCACGGACAGGCCTACCTTGCCGAGGCCTACACCGGCTGGCCCGGCCAGTAG